One genomic region from Candidatus Bathyarchaeia archaeon encodes:
- a CDS encoding ATP-binding protein, with product MPLICSKCRSANAEVQIPYAKLNLCPNCFTDFYKARVRKTVEEFKMFREDDAVGVAVSGGKDSAALLHVLRQAYPRLRLKALHVNLGIPEYSAHCQEKVEKLASMLDVELHVYNLSEELGISIGDFKKTPFKGKVCSACGTIKRHIFEELAIKAQVRVLATGHNLEDVAGVLFNNFLYGRWEQFVRLKPVLPPLAEGMASKVKPLIKCLENENLLYCLYCDVPFRQIDCPYATGTGVRKRAKILELLSRDNPYFRHQLLNRFLEIMPLIESVAEKPTLGRCKVCGFPSSSEVCAFCRRLAMVKEAVGKV from the coding sequence ATGCCTTTGATTTGCAGCAAGTGCCGTTCAGCAAACGCTGAAGTGCAAATTCCCTACGCCAAGCTAAACCTCTGCCCAAACTGCTTCACGGATTTTTATAAAGCCAGAGTGCGGAAAACTGTTGAAGAATTTAAAATGTTCCGGGAGGATGACGCCGTCGGAGTTGCAGTTTCAGGCGGGAAGGACAGCGCCGCACTTTTGCATGTTCTGCGGCAAGCTTACCCAAGGCTTAGGCTTAAAGCCCTACACGTAAACTTGGGCATACCAGAATATTCGGCTCACTGCCAGGAAAAGGTGGAAAAGCTTGCCAGCATGTTGGATGTTGAGTTGCACGTTTACAATTTATCAGAGGAGCTTGGCATAAGCATAGGAGACTTTAAGAAAACGCCCTTCAAGGGAAAAGTATGTTCTGCTTGTGGGACAATTAAGCGCCACATCTTCGAAGAGCTAGCCATCAAAGCCCAAGTTCGGGTTTTGGCAACAGGCCATAACTTGGAGGATGTTGCCGGCGTATTGTTTAACAACTTTCTTTATGGGCGATGGGAACAGTTTGTTAGGCTTAAACCAGTTCTGCCGCCATTAGCAGAGGGCATGGCCTCAAAGGTTAAGCCTTTAATAAAATGTCTTGAAAACGAGAACCTGCTCTACTGCCTTTATTGTGATGTTCCCTTCCGCCAAATCGACTGCCCCTATGCAACTGGAACTGGTGTGCGGAAAAGAGCAAAAATTCTAGAGCTTCTGTCAAGAGACAACCCATACTTTAGGCATCAACTCCTAAACCGATTCTTGGAGATCATGCCACTAATTGAAAGTGTTGCCGAAAAGCCCACGCTTGGCAGGTGCAAGGTTTGCGGTTTTCCATCATCCAGCGAAGTCTGCGCCTTTTGCAGGCGCTTAGCCATGGTTAAAGAAGCTGTGGGCAAAGTTTAA
- the thsB gene encoding thermosome subunit beta produces the protein MAYLTTTASGQPVLILKEGTARSRGREAQRNNIMAARIIGEVLKTTLGPRGMDKMLIDSLGDITITNDGAAILDEIEVEHPAAKMMVEVAKTQDDMVGDGTTTAVVLAGELLKKAEELLDQNIHPTIIVSGYRKAAQKAVEVINRIAKPVDIEDRATLRKVALTSMASKAVGPAKEHLAEIAIDAVKQIVEKRGDRLVADIDNIQIIKKTGKGLFESQLVRGVIIDKEVVHPGMPKKIENAKIALLDCPLEIEKTEFSAEIRIRDPSQMKAFLDQETQMLKEMVEKIKSVGANVVFCQKGIDDMAQHFLAKEGILAARRVKQSDMEKLARATGGRIVTDLEDLTPQDLGTAGVVEERKIGEDKMIFVEDCKNPRSVGILIRAGLERMVDEAERAMTDALSVVSDVIEHNKIVAGGGSVEIEIAKELRDYAAKVGGREQLAIEAFADAIEVIPRTLAENAGLEPIDIIVELRAAHEKTDGCPMGVNVFTGKVEDMYNNGVVEPAIVKEQAVKSATESASMILRIDDVIAASKPKEEKEKEKPPSETESEEF, from the coding sequence ATGGCTTACTTAACAACAACAGCTTCAGGTCAGCCCGTACTAATCCTAAAAGAGGGTACAGCCCGGAGCCGAGGAAGGGAAGCTCAAAGAAACAATATTATGGCAGCCCGCATCATAGGCGAAGTCCTAAAAACAACGCTTGGACCCCGCGGAATGGATAAGATGCTTATTGACAGTCTTGGCGACATAACAATAACGAATGATGGCGCCGCAATCTTGGACGAAATTGAAGTGGAGCATCCAGCTGCAAAAATGATGGTCGAAGTAGCAAAAACCCAGGACGACATGGTGGGCGACGGAACAACAACAGCCGTTGTTTTGGCTGGAGAACTATTGAAAAAGGCTGAGGAGCTCTTAGACCAGAACATCCACCCAACAATAATTGTCAGTGGCTATCGGAAAGCCGCCCAGAAAGCTGTTGAAGTGATAAACCGCATTGCCAAGCCAGTGGACATAGAAGACCGTGCAACACTCCGAAAAGTGGCTCTGACGTCCATGGCGAGCAAAGCCGTCGGTCCAGCCAAGGAACACTTGGCTGAAATAGCCATAGACGCCGTAAAACAAATTGTTGAGAAGAGGGGCGATAGGCTTGTTGCAGACATAGACAACATCCAGATAATTAAGAAGACTGGCAAGGGGCTTTTTGAATCCCAGCTGGTGAGGGGCGTAATAATAGACAAGGAAGTTGTCCACCCAGGAATGCCGAAGAAAATTGAAAACGCCAAAATCGCGCTATTGGACTGCCCACTAGAAATTGAGAAGACAGAGTTCAGCGCTGAAATCCGCATCCGCGACCCATCCCAGATGAAAGCCTTCCTAGATCAGGAAACCCAAATGCTCAAGGAGATGGTTGAAAAGATTAAGTCTGTAGGCGCCAACGTTGTCTTCTGTCAAAAAGGCATCGACGACATGGCACAGCACTTCCTAGCCAAAGAGGGCATACTAGCCGCCAGGAGAGTTAAACAGTCTGACATGGAAAAGCTGGCAAGAGCCACTGGCGGAAGGATAGTCACCGACTTGGAGGACTTGACACCCCAAGATTTGGGCACTGCTGGCGTTGTGGAAGAGCGAAAAATCGGCGAAGACAAAATGATATTCGTTGAAGACTGCAAGAACCCCCGCTCCGTTGGCATTCTCATCAGGGCTGGACTTGAAAGAATGGTGGATGAGGCGGAACGAGCCATGACAGACGCCCTTTCAGTGGTTTCAGACGTAATAGAACACAACAAAATCGTGGCTGGAGGCGGCTCAGTAGAAATTGAAATAGCCAAAGAGCTTAGGGATTATGCGGCTAAAGTTGGCGGAAGAGAACAACTAGCCATAGAAGCCTTCGCAGACGCTATAGAAGTGATACCGCGGACGCTGGCTGAAAACGCTGGGCTAGAACCAATAGACATAATAGTTGAGCTTAGGGCTGCCCACGAAAAAACCGACGGCTGCCCCATGGGCGTAAACGTATTCACAGGAAAAGTCGAAGACATGTACAACAACGGCGTTGTGGAACCAGCCATAGTCAAGGAGCAAGCGGTAAAATCAGCCACAGAATCAGCCTCAATGATACTCCGCATAGACGACGTCATAGCTGCATCAAAGCCGAAAGAAGAAAAGGAGAAAGAAAAGCCTCCAAGCGAAACTGAAAGCGAAGAATTCTAA
- a CDS encoding manganese efflux pump MntP family protein codes for MEYKTYGKAFPKAETPFIGKTPHQKCTPLDIATILVIAVGLAMDAFSVSIAYGITAKGNGKANALKMASSFGAFQAFMPVIGWLMGVEILGLIAGFDHWLAFLLLALIGCKMIYEAVIAKHQPRNRRLDLSTLLLLSVATSIDAMAVGLSFAFLKISITMPIAIIGTITFTLSFMGATIGDKLGKTLPDKIEVLGGLILIAIGLKILLEHMA; via the coding sequence ATGGAATACAAGACATATGGAAAAGCTTTTCCCAAGGCAGAAACCCCTTTTATAGGCAAAACACCCCATCAGAAGTGCACACCATTGGACATTGCCACAATACTTGTCATAGCCGTTGGGCTTGCAATGGACGCCTTCAGCGTCTCCATAGCCTACGGCATAACAGCCAAAGGCAACGGCAAAGCCAACGCCTTAAAAATGGCTTCATCTTTTGGGGCTTTCCAAGCCTTCATGCCAGTAATAGGATGGCTGATGGGCGTTGAAATCCTAGGGCTTATAGCCGGTTTTGACCACTGGCTTGCCTTCCTACTCCTAGCCCTAATTGGATGCAAAATGATTTATGAAGCAGTGATCGCCAAACACCAGCCAAGAAACAGAAGGCTTGACCTCTCCACGCTTTTGTTGTTGTCTGTTGCCACAAGCATAGACGCCATGGCAGTGGGCTTAAGCTTCGCCTTCCTAAAAATCTCCATAACTATGCCAATAGCAATCATAGGCACAATAACCTTCACATTATCCTTTATGGGTGCAACCATAGGAGACAAACTTGGAAAAACCTTACCAGACAAAATTGAAGTTTTAGGCGGACTAATCCTAATAGCCATAGGCCTAAAAATCCTCCTTGAGCACATGGCTTAA
- a CDS encoding ubiquitin-like small modifier protein 1 has product MVKTLLKVSVRFFTVLREITGKREETLEFPDGENVTVEKVLGKLAERYGKDFVEYVYDSKTGDVKGFLQFLINGRSASTLKGLKTELADGDVLAIIPPVGGG; this is encoded by the coding sequence ATGGTGAAAACTCTCTTGAAGGTTTCGGTGCGCTTCTTCACGGTGCTTCGGGAGATCACAGGAAAACGCGAGGAAACGCTGGAGTTTCCAGATGGCGAGAACGTTACAGTAGAGAAGGTGCTCGGAAAATTGGCAGAGCGCTATGGGAAAGATTTTGTTGAATATGTTTATGACAGTAAGACTGGCGATGTGAAGGGTTTTCTCCAATTCCTAATAAATGGGAGAAGTGCCTCAACCCTTAAAGGGTTGAAGACGGAACTGGCTGACGGCGACGTTTTAGCGATAATACCACCAGTGGGCGGCGGCTAA
- a CDS encoding radical SAM protein, whose translation MGKCRVCGENSPLISGNLGVCLKCIRKKPEKALEVAREAHANSRTVYGLPPEPPRDEGGLPCGVCANNCIIGGGNSGFCGLVWNVGGRLVRFGGTAEQGVLEWYYDGLPTNCVSWWFCPGCTGNGYPKYAYKPEPEYGYYNLAVFYGACSYDCLFCQNWHYRNLSAKHKPVMSAEALAQKAFDKRVSCICYFGGDPSPQMPHSLEASRIALEKAEEEKRIMRVCWETNGYMNPKLAEKAAELALKSGGNIKFDLKAWSEPLAIALCGVSNKPSLENFQRIGEKYYAKRSELPVLTASTLLVPGYVNAEEVEKIAQFISQISPEIPYTLLAFYPCYVMNDLPTTSRKQAMECQQAAQKHLKNTRIGNIHLLS comes from the coding sequence ATGGGTAAATGCCGAGTCTGCGGTGAAAATTCGCCTTTAATATCTGGGAATTTGGGCGTCTGCCTAAAATGTATTAGGAAAAAACCGGAAAAAGCCCTAGAAGTCGCAAGGGAAGCCCATGCAAATAGCCGTACCGTTTATGGTTTGCCCCCAGAACCACCAAGAGATGAGGGTGGACTGCCCTGCGGTGTTTGCGCCAACAACTGCATTATAGGTGGGGGTAATAGTGGCTTTTGTGGGCTTGTTTGGAATGTTGGAGGTCGCCTCGTCCGTTTCGGCGGAACAGCCGAGCAAGGCGTCTTGGAATGGTATTATGATGGGTTGCCCACCAACTGTGTGAGCTGGTGGTTTTGTCCCGGCTGCACTGGCAATGGTTATCCAAAATACGCTTACAAGCCGGAACCAGAATACGGCTATTACAATTTGGCTGTTTTTTACGGCGCATGCAGTTATGACTGCCTCTTCTGCCAGAACTGGCATTACCGCAATCTCTCAGCCAAACACAAGCCAGTTATGAGCGCCGAAGCCCTAGCCCAAAAAGCCTTTGACAAAAGGGTTTCATGCATATGCTACTTTGGAGGAGACCCTTCGCCCCAGATGCCGCACTCGCTGGAGGCAAGCCGCATAGCCTTGGAAAAGGCGGAAGAAGAAAAGCGAATAATGCGAGTCTGCTGGGAAACAAACGGCTACATGAACCCAAAACTGGCGGAGAAAGCCGCAGAACTAGCCCTAAAAAGCGGAGGAAACATAAAATTCGACTTGAAAGCATGGAGCGAACCACTAGCCATAGCCCTATGTGGAGTATCCAACAAGCCTTCTCTAGAAAACTTCCAAAGGATAGGCGAAAAATATTACGCCAAACGCTCAGAACTGCCAGTACTAACGGCAAGCACACTGCTCGTGCCAGGATACGTGAATGCAGAAGAAGTGGAAAAAATAGCCCAATTCATAAGCCAGATAAGCCCAGAAATCCCCTACACGTTATTGGCGTTTTACCCATGCTATGTAATGAACGACTTGCCAACCACAAGCAGAAAACAGGCAATGGAATGCCAACAAGCCGCACAAAAACACCTAAAAAACACAAGAATAGGCAACATCCACTTACTATCGTAG
- the infB gene encoding translation initiation factor IF-2 — MSLRQPIVCVLGHVDTGKTLLLDKIRKTSVQAREVGGITQHIGASFFPVETLKQMIGPLLSTIKGEIEIPGLLVIDTPGHEAFTNLRKRGGSVADIAILVIDVLRGFEAQTYECIEILKARKTPFLVAANKIDRIPGWNSYPDTPFLKAYQLQDKYVQEDLDNRLYEIIGTFSRLGFRADRFDRIKDFTRTVAIVPTSAKTGEGITELLAVLVGLTQQYLKKRLQTTAGPAKGTVLEVKEEPGLGLTLNTIIYDGTLRKDDLIVVGGKEKPITTRVRAILVPKPLDEIRDPRDKFSSVDSVSAAAGVKIVAPDLEGALAGAPLYAVGDGENPERYVRLVSEEIERIRITTDVDGVVLKADTLGSLEAIAENLRRNGVPIRLADVGDVSKRDVTEAAIVKEHEPFYGVILAFNVKILPDADEEAKNIGVQIFKEKIIYHLIDNYISWLKTQREAKIEAEFEKLVKPGKIQILEGYVFRRAKPAIVGVEVLAGRIKPKTSLIRAEDGEEVGEIQQIQEKGKALPEARQGMQVAISLDKPIVGRHIFEKDVLYVKVPEQHAKALLKDFMDKLAPDEHEALKEYVNLMRKKVPFWAA; from the coding sequence ATGTCGCTTCGCCAGCCTATTGTCTGTGTTCTTGGGCATGTTGATACTGGCAAGACTCTTCTTTTGGATAAGATTCGCAAGACAAGTGTTCAAGCCCGCGAGGTTGGAGGCATAACCCAACATATTGGCGCTAGCTTCTTTCCAGTTGAAACCTTGAAGCAGATGATTGGTCCATTGCTTTCAACCATTAAAGGTGAGATTGAGATTCCGGGCTTGCTGGTTATTGATACTCCGGGGCATGAGGCTTTCACTAATCTCCGTAAGCGGGGCGGCAGCGTAGCTGATATCGCCATCCTTGTCATTGATGTTCTTCGCGGTTTTGAGGCTCAAACTTATGAGTGTATTGAGATTTTGAAGGCTCGGAAGACGCCTTTCCTCGTGGCTGCCAACAAAATTGACCGCATACCTGGCTGGAACTCTTATCCGGATACGCCCTTTTTGAAGGCTTACCAGCTTCAGGACAAGTATGTGCAGGAGGATTTGGACAACCGCCTTTACGAGATTATTGGCACTTTTTCGCGTTTGGGTTTTAGGGCTGACCGCTTCGACCGCATAAAGGACTTCACGCGGACAGTGGCTATTGTGCCTACAAGCGCCAAAACAGGCGAGGGCATAACAGAGCTTTTAGCAGTTCTTGTAGGCTTAACTCAGCAGTACCTAAAGAAGCGTTTACAAACCACAGCTGGACCAGCTAAAGGCACCGTTCTCGAAGTTAAAGAGGAGCCTGGTCTTGGCTTAACGCTCAACACAATAATTTATGACGGAACACTGCGGAAAGACGACTTGATAGTTGTTGGCGGTAAGGAGAAGCCCATAACAACACGGGTTAGAGCCATCCTAGTACCAAAGCCTCTAGACGAGATTAGAGACCCACGGGACAAGTTTTCCTCTGTGGATTCCGTTTCCGCTGCGGCTGGCGTTAAAATTGTTGCCCCAGACTTGGAGGGCGCCTTGGCTGGCGCGCCCTTATATGCTGTTGGGGATGGCGAAAACCCTGAAAGGTATGTTAGGCTTGTCTCTGAAGAAATTGAGAGGATTAGGATTACGACGGATGTGGATGGCGTTGTTTTGAAGGCTGACACTCTGGGCTCTTTAGAGGCTATAGCGGAAAACCTTAGGCGGAACGGTGTGCCCATCCGTTTGGCGGATGTTGGCGACGTTTCAAAACGGGACGTTACAGAGGCTGCTATTGTGAAGGAGCATGAGCCCTTCTATGGCGTCATTTTAGCTTTCAACGTTAAAATTTTGCCAGACGCCGATGAAGAAGCAAAAAACATTGGCGTCCAAATCTTTAAGGAAAAAATAATCTACCACTTGATAGACAATTACATCTCTTGGCTTAAAACCCAAAGAGAAGCCAAAATTGAAGCCGAATTCGAAAAACTGGTCAAGCCAGGCAAAATCCAGATTTTAGAGGGCTACGTTTTCAGAAGAGCCAAACCAGCCATAGTGGGCGTTGAAGTCTTGGCTGGAAGAATAAAGCCCAAAACAAGCCTCATAAGGGCTGAAGACGGCGAAGAGGTGGGCGAAATACAACAAATCCAAGAGAAGGGCAAAGCCCTACCAGAGGCTAGGCAGGGTATGCAGGTAGCCATAAGCCTAGACAAGCCCATAGTTGGAAGACACATATTCGAGAAGGATGTTCTCTATGTGAAGGTGCCAGAACAGCACGCCAAGGCGCTGCTGAAAGACTTTATGGATAAATTGGCGCCGGACGAGCATGAAGCCCTAAAAGAGTATGTCAACCTAATGCGGAAGAAAGTGCCCTTTTGGGCGGCATAA
- a CDS encoding DNA topoisomerase IV subunit A: MESREFRSIVERRKEVLATLENFGLKIYEQIDRGYFPSIEMPSRSTENIYYDPKFRQFILGDKRVRRSTRNIRHLKPFAQLVWTALFSYELTSQRKTSTLRDVYYSAQAYEMTFKDQQESNNIITDLETVLGFSREDFNIFPEERSAVFGDLTIRYTVPGYEGKTLNLTSHPDGVMIGPALTSAEFVETTADKVIAIEKGGLFTRFIEENVHKKFNALLVLTAGQAPRATRHFIRRLNRELGLPVYIFTDGDPWGMHIAMVIISGSANAAHLRDLTTPDAKWSGVWATDIVKYKLPTDPLDEIDMKRLYELQKDPRYKEDPLWQREIKTFMKIKRKAEQEAFSRYGLTYIVDEYLPAKLEETK; encoded by the coding sequence TTGGAGTCGAGGGAATTTAGAAGCATAGTGGAAAGGCGGAAAGAGGTTTTAGCAACCCTTGAAAATTTTGGATTAAAAATTTATGAGCAGATTGATAGGGGATATTTCCCGTCTATTGAGATGCCGAGCCGCTCCACAGAAAACATTTACTATGACCCAAAGTTTAGGCAGTTCATTTTAGGCGATAAACGTGTTAGGCGTAGCACCAGAAACATCCGCCACCTAAAACCCTTTGCCCAACTGGTTTGGACGGCGCTCTTCTCCTATGAACTTACAAGCCAACGGAAAACATCCACCCTAAGAGACGTTTACTATTCAGCGCAAGCCTACGAAATGACCTTCAAAGACCAACAAGAATCCAACAACATAATAACAGACTTGGAAACGGTGCTGGGCTTTTCACGAGAGGACTTCAACATTTTCCCAGAAGAGCGCTCAGCGGTTTTCGGCGACCTAACAATACGTTATACTGTTCCGGGCTACGAGGGAAAAACCCTAAACTTGACATCACACCCGGACGGTGTCATGATTGGACCAGCCCTAACCTCAGCGGAGTTCGTTGAAACCACAGCCGACAAAGTCATAGCCATCGAGAAAGGCGGCTTATTCACCCGCTTTATTGAAGAGAACGTGCACAAAAAGTTTAACGCTTTGCTGGTGCTTACGGCTGGGCAAGCGCCAAGAGCAACCCGCCATTTTATTAGGCGACTAAACCGTGAGCTGGGCTTGCCAGTCTACATCTTCACGGACGGCGACCCATGGGGAATGCACATAGCCATGGTCATAATTTCCGGTTCCGCCAATGCAGCCCACCTGAGAGACTTGACAACGCCAGACGCGAAATGGAGTGGTGTTTGGGCAACAGACATTGTCAAGTATAAGTTGCCCACAGATCCGCTGGACGAGATTGACATGAAAAGGCTCTACGAACTTCAAAAAGACCCAAGATATAAGGAGGACCCCCTATGGCAGAGGGAAATAAAAACCTTCATGAAGATCAAACGCAAGGCTGAGCAAGAAGCCTTTAGCCGCTATGGACTAACATACATCGTGGACGAATACTTGCCAGCAAAACTCGAAGAGACAAAATAG